Proteins from one Planctomyces sp. SH-PL62 genomic window:
- a CDS encoding UxaA family hydrolase has protein sequence MATESGRFKAVLLRDEDDVAVAPAPIPAGGRVEVGGVSVQALAPIALGHKLAVRDVAEGSPVRKYGQVIGFASKPIRAGDHVHVQNLRADLFERDYAYASERAPGRQPEAPRTFRGYLRPDGRVGTRNYIAVVSTVNCSASTSRFISERFRGRDFRRSHPNIDGVFAITHKGGCGLPFEGSDHQILERVLAGFVNHPNVAAYVLVGLGCEGAYAQHLIETQHLRLTPKAGAKSAAEKSLPPRVFTIQEEGGVARTVEAAVAAVEGLLPAADAWRRTEQPASKLCLALECGGSDGNSGVTANPALGVAADLLIAQGGAAVLGETTEIYGAEHLLTRRAVSAEVGRKLVERIKWWEWYTGVFGAQINNNPSPGNKAGGLSTIYEKSLGALAKAGTSPLVDVIGYAEPVRGPGLFFMDTPGYDPVCTTGLVAGGANVLVFTTGRGSVLGLKPTPCVKVATNTPMYEKMKDDMDLDAGTILAGESVESVGRRLFEQILDVAGGEPTRSERVGMGEDEFVPWNIGPTL, from the coding sequence ATGGCGACCGAATCGGGCAGGTTCAAGGCCGTCTTGCTGCGAGACGAAGATGATGTGGCCGTGGCCCCCGCGCCGATCCCAGCGGGGGGGCGTGTCGAGGTCGGCGGCGTCTCGGTCCAGGCCTTGGCGCCCATCGCGCTCGGGCACAAGCTCGCCGTCCGCGACGTGGCCGAGGGATCACCGGTTCGGAAGTACGGCCAGGTGATCGGGTTCGCCTCGAAGCCGATCCGGGCCGGGGACCACGTCCACGTCCAGAACCTCCGGGCCGACCTGTTCGAGCGAGACTACGCCTACGCCTCGGAGCGAGCGCCGGGGCGACAGCCGGAGGCTCCGCGGACCTTTCGGGGCTATCTTCGCCCCGATGGGCGGGTGGGGACGCGGAATTACATCGCCGTCGTCAGCACCGTGAACTGCTCGGCGAGCACCTCGCGCTTCATTTCCGAGCGGTTTCGGGGCCGCGACTTCCGAAGGTCGCATCCCAACATCGACGGCGTGTTCGCCATCACGCACAAGGGGGGCTGCGGGCTTCCTTTCGAGGGGAGCGATCATCAGATCCTGGAGCGCGTTCTGGCCGGCTTCGTGAACCATCCCAACGTCGCGGCCTACGTTCTGGTGGGATTAGGATGCGAGGGCGCCTACGCCCAGCATTTGATCGAGACCCAGCACCTCCGACTGACGCCCAAAGCGGGTGCCAAATCCGCCGCGGAGAAAAGCCTCCCGCCGCGCGTCTTCACGATCCAGGAGGAGGGCGGGGTCGCCCGGACGGTTGAGGCGGCCGTCGCGGCGGTGGAAGGGTTGTTGCCGGCGGCCGACGCCTGGCGACGGACCGAGCAGCCGGCGTCGAAACTCTGCCTGGCCCTGGAATGCGGCGGTTCCGACGGCAACTCCGGCGTCACGGCCAATCCCGCGCTCGGCGTGGCGGCCGATCTCCTCATCGCCCAAGGGGGGGCGGCCGTCCTGGGGGAGACTACGGAGATCTACGGCGCGGAGCACCTTTTGACCCGACGCGCCGTTTCGGCCGAAGTCGGGCGGAAGCTCGTGGAGCGGATCAAGTGGTGGGAGTGGTATACGGGGGTGTTCGGGGCCCAGATCAACAACAATCCGTCCCCCGGCAACAAGGCGGGCGGGCTCTCGACGATCTATGAGAAATCGCTCGGGGCGCTGGCGAAGGCGGGCACGAGCCCGCTGGTCGATGTGATCGGGTACGCCGAACCCGTCCGAGGGCCCGGCCTGTTTTTCATGGACACGCCGGGATACGATCCGGTCTGCACCACGGGCCTCGTCGCCGGTGGCGCCAACGTCCTGGTCTTCACGACGGGCCGGGGGAGCGTGCTGGGCCTCAAGCCGACCCCTTGCGTCAAGGTGGCCACGAACACGCCGATGTATGAGAAGATGAAGGACGATATGGACCTGGACGCCGGGACAATCCTCGCCGGCGAATCGGTCGAGAGCGTGGGCCGCCGACTCTTCGAACAGATCCTCGACGTCGCCGGCGGCGAGCCCACCCGCAGCGAGCGGGTCGGCATGGGTGAGGACGAGTTCGTTCCGTGGAACATCGGGCCGACGCTTTGA
- a CDS encoding PQQ-dependent sugar dehydrogenase has product MHPFPSKSSRLSRSGAVPIVSAACLALTMAATPAFGQAAHLPVVETQVAYPNLRFDRPVALDYPADDGSRYFVVEQHQAKIWSFPASPRDTSEKKLFLELPDPINKGNEEGLLGLAFHPKYKQNGQFFVYYSANDGPERRSVVSRFTVSSDDPLKADPASEERIWVSDVDRWENHNGGTIVFGPDGFLYITLGDGGAGDDPLSTGQNPKDWFGSILRIDVDHPAEGKAYGIPADNPAVKSKAHAHWAPEVYAIGLRNVWKFSFDRETGDLWAGDVGQNLYEMVHKIDSGGNYGWSIREGFHAFQPQRRQKPDPASKIRPPLAEYPHKPTADRPDAGLSITGGHVYRGEAIPELKGFYVYGDYDSGRVWGLKYEHGKVTSTGELLEVTPQTKLNIASFAETPDGELLILAFDGRIHEVVSASK; this is encoded by the coding sequence TTGCATCCCTTCCCCTCAAAGTCGTCGCGCCTGAGCCGGTCCGGGGCCGTCCCGATCGTCTCGGCCGCCTGCCTGGCGCTGACCATGGCGGCGACGCCGGCCTTCGGTCAGGCCGCCCACCTCCCTGTCGTGGAGACCCAGGTCGCCTACCCGAACCTCCGCTTCGACCGGCCGGTCGCCCTGGACTACCCCGCGGACGACGGCAGTCGCTATTTCGTCGTGGAGCAGCACCAGGCCAAGATCTGGTCGTTCCCGGCCAGCCCGCGAGACACCTCGGAGAAGAAGCTTTTCCTCGAGCTCCCGGACCCGATCAACAAGGGGAATGAGGAGGGTTTGCTCGGCCTGGCTTTCCATCCGAAATACAAGCAGAACGGCCAGTTCTTCGTCTACTACTCGGCGAATGACGGCCCCGAACGGCGTTCGGTGGTCTCGCGGTTCACCGTCTCGTCGGACGACCCGTTGAAGGCCGATCCGGCCAGCGAAGAGCGAATCTGGGTCTCGGACGTGGATCGCTGGGAGAACCACAACGGGGGGACGATCGTGTTCGGCCCCGACGGATTCCTCTATATCACGCTGGGAGACGGCGGCGCGGGGGACGATCCGCTGTCCACGGGCCAGAATCCCAAGGATTGGTTCGGGTCGATCCTGCGGATCGACGTCGATCACCCGGCGGAGGGGAAGGCCTACGGCATCCCGGCCGACAACCCGGCGGTCAAGTCGAAGGCCCACGCCCACTGGGCGCCGGAGGTTTATGCCATCGGCCTGCGGAACGTCTGGAAATTCAGCTTCGACCGTGAGACCGGCGACCTCTGGGCCGGAGACGTCGGGCAAAACCTTTACGAAATGGTCCACAAGATCGACTCGGGGGGCAATTATGGCTGGAGCATCCGCGAGGGCTTCCACGCCTTCCAGCCCCAGCGTCGACAGAAGCCGGACCCGGCGTCGAAGATCCGACCGCCGCTGGCCGAGTATCCCCACAAGCCGACGGCCGACCGCCCGGACGCCGGCCTGAGCATCACCGGCGGCCACGTCTATCGCGGCGAGGCCATCCCCGAACTCAAGGGCTTCTATGTCTACGGCGACTACGACTCGGGCCGCGTCTGGGGCCTGAAGTACGAGCATGGCAAGGTGACGTCGACCGGCGAGTTGCTGGAAGTGACGCCGCAGACGAAGCTGAACATCGCATCATTCGCCGAGACCCCCGACGGCGAGCTTCTGATCCTGGCCTTCGACGGCCGGATTCACGAGGTCGTCTCGGCGTCGAAGTGA
- a CDS encoding GspE/PulE family protein: protein MAKSRDWTEILIRRGVIGPDQLKEAERSGGEVEDALVKLGYADATDVAKAKAEQHGLQYVELREVEIPASVIGKVPESLARENIVMPMAENGGSIRVIMHDPMGFETIEKLRFVLNREIEVALAPREAIIEAINKYYGGSAGETESVDTMLGEWTDTQMDFMEDGEGGKRSTTNTLEEGDAPVIRLVHLIIEEAVRSRASDIHIEPFAERVRIRYRVDGVLMERDSAPRRLLGAMVSRLKIMGSIDIAEKRRPQDGRIKINVAGKDIDLRVSILPTTHGQSVVMRILDRDNIKVSLQDLGFSDEDFARFKQLIRRPNGILLVTGPTGSGKTTTLYAALNELNRPDVKIITAEDPVEYYLPGVNQCEVKAKIGMTFARIIRAMLRQNPNILLVGEIRDLETAETAIQASLTGHLVFSTLHTNDAPSAITRLVDVGIQPFLVASSVLAVLAQRLVRKVCPKCKVRYEPPAHVLASLGLRPELAKKANFARGKGCSNCNKKGYRGRLGIYELMIMSTQVREMSFKGESTMAIRKVARKQGMRTLFEDGVIKAIKGITTLDEVLRITQHDVSTTPQPAAEKK, encoded by the coding sequence ATGGCCAAGAGTCGGGATTGGACCGAAATCCTCATTCGACGCGGCGTGATCGGCCCCGATCAACTGAAGGAAGCGGAACGCTCCGGAGGGGAAGTCGAGGACGCGCTCGTCAAGCTCGGTTACGCCGACGCCACCGACGTCGCCAAAGCCAAGGCCGAGCAACACGGCCTCCAGTATGTCGAACTCCGCGAGGTCGAGATCCCCGCCTCGGTGATCGGCAAGGTGCCCGAATCCCTCGCCCGCGAAAACATCGTCATGCCGATGGCGGAGAACGGCGGCTCGATTCGCGTCATCATGCATGATCCGATGGGCTTCGAGACCATCGAGAAGCTCCGCTTCGTCCTCAACCGTGAGATCGAGGTCGCTCTCGCCCCGCGCGAGGCGATCATCGAGGCCATCAATAAATACTATGGAGGTTCCGCCGGGGAGACCGAGTCGGTCGACACGATGCTCGGCGAATGGACCGACACCCAGATGGACTTCATGGAGGACGGCGAGGGGGGGAAACGCTCCACGACGAACACCCTCGAAGAGGGGGACGCGCCGGTCATCCGGCTGGTCCACCTCATCATCGAGGAGGCCGTCCGCAGCCGCGCTTCGGACATTCACATCGAGCCGTTCGCCGAGCGGGTCCGGATCCGCTATCGAGTCGACGGCGTGCTGATGGAACGCGACTCCGCCCCCCGGCGACTCCTCGGCGCCATGGTCAGCCGGCTCAAGATCATGGGCTCGATCGACATCGCGGAGAAGCGGCGGCCCCAGGACGGCCGGATCAAGATCAACGTCGCGGGGAAGGACATCGACCTTCGCGTCAGCATCCTCCCCACCACGCATGGCCAGTCGGTGGTCATGCGAATCCTGGATCGCGACAACATCAAGGTCAGCCTGCAGGACCTCGGCTTCTCGGACGAGGACTTCGCCCGGTTCAAGCAACTCATCCGGCGGCCGAACGGCATCCTCCTGGTCACCGGACCGACCGGTTCGGGGAAGACGACGACGCTCTACGCCGCCCTCAACGAGTTGAACCGACCCGACGTGAAGATCATCACGGCGGAGGACCCGGTGGAGTATTACCTCCCCGGAGTCAACCAGTGCGAGGTCAAAGCCAAGATCGGGATGACCTTCGCCCGCATCATCCGGGCGATGCTCCGCCAGAATCCGAACATCCTCCTCGTGGGCGAAATCCGCGATCTGGAGACAGCGGAGACGGCGATCCAGGCCTCACTGACAGGACACTTGGTTTTCAGTACATTGCACACGAACGATGCGCCCAGCGCCATTACACGTCTGGTCGACGTCGGCATCCAACCGTTCCTCGTGGCCAGTTCCGTGCTTGCAGTTTTGGCTCAACGCTTGGTGCGAAAGGTCTGTCCCAAGTGCAAGGTTCGGTATGAGCCCCCGGCCCACGTCCTGGCCAGCCTGGGACTCCGTCCCGAGCTCGCCAAGAAAGCGAATTTCGCTCGAGGGAAGGGCTGCTCGAACTGCAACAAGAAGGGCTATCGGGGCCGTCTCGGGATCTACGAGTTGATGATCATGAGCACCCAGGTCCGCGAGATGTCCTTCAAGGGCGAGTCGACAATGGCGATTCGTAAAGTCGCCCGAAAGCAGGGGATGCGCACACTCTTCGAGGACGGGGTGATCAAGGCGATCAAGGGGATTACCACCCTCGACGAGGTCTTGCGGATCACCCAGCACGACGTCAGCACCACGCCTCAGCCGGCGGCCGAGAAAAAGTAG
- a CDS encoding type IV pilus twitching motility protein PilT, with amino-acid sequence MGTILIDKLLQTVCTQRASDLHLTVGSQPMLRLHGHMRPLATKVLEPPDTVALMKSITPERCQQELQEVGGTDFGFAFGEMARFRVAIFKQRGNIGLVLRRIPNEFLTFEQLGLPSVMEELIQRPRGLILVTGPTGSGKTTSLASMINWINHNMDRHIITIEDPIEYFHKHQKSLVNQREIGIDVPDFPEAIRRALRMDPDIILVGEMRDLATIQAAITAAETGHIVFGTLHTNSAEGTVNRIIDVFPKEQQDQIRTQLSVAIIGVLAQALLPRKPKGLVAAYEMLVVTPAISNLIRENKTYRIDSSIQTGRKHGMILLDDSLFNLWKQGLVEEQEVLYKSRKVNELRERIENAKKGIFDEEEGEEEGEG; translated from the coding sequence ATGGGCACGATCCTCATCGACAAGCTCCTCCAGACGGTTTGCACGCAGCGCGCCAGCGACCTGCACCTGACCGTCGGTAGCCAGCCGATGCTGCGGCTGCACGGTCATATGCGCCCGCTCGCCACGAAGGTGCTCGAACCGCCCGACACGGTGGCGCTCATGAAGAGCATCACCCCCGAGCGCTGCCAGCAAGAGCTTCAGGAAGTGGGGGGGACCGACTTCGGGTTCGCCTTCGGCGAGATGGCTCGATTCCGCGTCGCCATTTTCAAGCAACGCGGCAACATCGGGCTGGTTCTCCGGCGGATTCCCAACGAGTTCCTCACGTTCGAGCAGCTCGGCCTGCCTTCGGTGATGGAAGAGTTGATCCAGCGCCCTCGCGGCTTGATCCTGGTCACCGGGCCCACGGGCTCGGGCAAGACGACCAGCCTGGCCTCGATGATCAACTGGATCAACCACAACATGGACCGGCACATCATCACGATCGAGGACCCGATCGAGTATTTCCACAAGCACCAGAAGTCGCTTGTGAATCAGCGCGAGATCGGGATCGACGTGCCGGACTTCCCCGAGGCGATCCGTCGCGCCCTCCGAATGGACCCGGACATCATCCTGGTCGGCGAAATGCGCGACCTGGCGACGATCCAGGCCGCCATCACCGCCGCCGAGACCGGTCACATCGTCTTCGGCACCCTGCACACGAACTCGGCGGAAGGGACGGTCAACCGGATCATCGACGTCTTCCCCAAGGAGCAGCAGGACCAGATCCGCACGCAGCTCTCGGTCGCGATCATCGGGGTGCTCGCGCAGGCGCTTCTGCCGCGCAAGCCCAAGGGGCTGGTGGCCGCGTACGAGATGCTGGTGGTGACGCCGGCCATCTCGAACCTGATCCGCGAGAACAAGACGTACCGGATCGACTCCTCGATCCAGACCGGCCGCAAGCACGGCATGATCCTGCTGGACGACAGCCTCTTCAACCTCTGGAAGCAGGGGCTCGTCGAGGAGCAGGAGGTCCTCTACAAGTCGCGCAAGGTCAACGAGCTTCGCGAACGGATCGAGAACGCCAAGAAGGGCATCTTCGACGAGGAGGAAGGCGAGGAGGAAGGCGAAGGTTGA
- a CDS encoding GspE/PulE family protein, with translation MARRLGTIMVDMGYLDEEGLMRALEEQKRGAGELLGKVIVRLGLAKEDHVLKALGELLGMKVIRLGDTTIPAEMTELVNESMATAFKVVPISQSKKDKSVTVAMAEPQNPSTLSDLGLFLGVPVKGVVSTEADVTAAIERIYAGHHESIQDVVKQIEQDKGLQKMAGRNENTIDLEAIEEMAEAAPVRKLLNMVLLLAIKDKASDIHFEPFEEEYKMRYRVDGILYELVPPPRHLAAAISSRIKVMSNLDIAERRLPQDGKIQLALGGNSVDIRVSTLPTMFGESVVLRILDRSVVQLDLKRLGMPGDTLVRWMEVIQKPNGIILVTGPTSSGKTTTLYATLNELNKIEDKIITTEEPVEYEIEGLIQVPINPEIGVTFAACLRSILRQDPDKILVGETRDLETAEISIQASLTGHVVFTTLHTNDAPSAVTRLRDMGLPTFLITATVEAVLAQRLVRRLCANCKTEFMPSPEVVMELGLTAEQAAGQKWYYGKGCDRCNNTGYKGRQGIYELIVMNDILRDMIVAEVSLDDFREACRKYGMKTLREAGLEAIHEGRTSIEEIMRETMTEI, from the coding sequence ATGGCGCGACGGCTCGGCACGATCATGGTCGACATGGGCTACCTCGACGAGGAAGGGCTGATGCGGGCCCTCGAGGAGCAGAAGCGCGGCGCCGGCGAGCTCCTCGGCAAGGTGATCGTCCGGCTCGGGCTGGCGAAGGAGGACCACGTCCTCAAGGCGCTCGGCGAGCTGCTGGGGATGAAGGTGATCCGGCTGGGGGACACGACGATCCCGGCCGAGATGACCGAGCTGGTCAACGAGAGCATGGCGACGGCCTTCAAGGTCGTGCCGATCTCGCAGAGCAAGAAGGACAAGAGCGTCACGGTGGCCATGGCGGAGCCCCAGAACCCCTCGACCCTGTCCGACCTGGGGTTGTTCCTGGGGGTGCCGGTCAAGGGGGTGGTCTCGACCGAGGCCGACGTGACCGCCGCGATCGAGCGGATCTACGCCGGCCACCACGAGTCGATCCAGGACGTCGTCAAGCAGATCGAGCAGGACAAGGGCCTGCAAAAGATGGCCGGGCGGAACGAGAACACGATCGACCTCGAGGCCATCGAGGAGATGGCCGAGGCCGCGCCGGTGCGCAAGCTCCTGAACATGGTCCTGCTGCTGGCGATCAAGGACAAGGCGTCGGACATCCACTTCGAGCCGTTCGAAGAGGAATACAAGATGCGGTACCGGGTGGACGGCATCCTATACGAGCTGGTCCCCCCGCCCCGGCACCTGGCCGCGGCGATCTCCAGCCGCATCAAGGTCATGTCCAACCTCGACATCGCCGAGCGGCGGCTCCCCCAGGACGGCAAGATCCAGCTGGCGCTGGGGGGCAACAGCGTGGACATCCGGGTGTCGACGCTGCCGACGATGTTCGGCGAGAGCGTCGTGCTGCGGATCCTCGACCGTTCGGTGGTCCAGCTCGACCTCAAGCGGCTGGGGATGCCGGGCGACACGCTGGTCCGCTGGATGGAGGTGATCCAGAAGCCCAACGGCATCATCCTGGTGACCGGGCCGACCTCCTCGGGCAAGACGACCACGCTCTACGCCACGCTGAACGAGCTGAACAAGATCGAGGATAAGATCATCACGACCGAGGAGCCGGTCGAGTACGAGATCGAGGGGCTGATCCAGGTCCCGATCAACCCCGAGATCGGCGTGACCTTCGCGGCCTGCCTGCGGTCGATCCTGCGGCAGGACCCGGACAAGATCCTGGTGGGGGAGACTCGCGACCTGGAGACGGCCGAGATCTCGATCCAGGCCTCGCTCACCGGCCACGTCGTCTTCACCACGCTGCACACCAACGACGCCCCCTCGGCCGTGACGCGGCTCCGCGACATGGGCCTGCCGACGTTCCTCATCACCGCCACGGTGGAGGCCGTGCTGGCCCAGCGGCTCGTCCGGCGGCTCTGCGCCAACTGCAAGACCGAGTTCATGCCCAGCCCCGAGGTGGTCATGGAATTGGGCCTGACCGCGGAGCAGGCCGCGGGCCAGAAGTGGTACTACGGCAAGGGCTGCGACCGCTGCAACAACACCGGCTACAAGGGCCGCCAGGGCATCTACGAGCTGATCGTGATGAACGACATCCTCCGCGACATGATCGTCGCCGAGGTCTCGCTCGACGACTTCCGCGAGGCCTGCCGGAAATACGGCATGAAGACCCTCCGCGAGGCCGGACTCGAGGCCATTCACGAAGGCCGGACCAGCATCGAAGAGATCATGCGCGAGACGATGACCGAGATCTGA
- a CDS encoding type II secretion system F family protein, producing MPTFQYEAMDHTGREVKDAIDAATQEEAQQLIRQKGFFVTKISEKAKKTRRAATAKKGGRRKKKSFTIGRISTKQLCTFTRQLSTLQDAGLPILRSLKILEGQCKPGVLKNALADVVEDIESGQTLSEAFAKHPKAFDRLYCNMIKAGEAGGALEAILQRLADFKEKAQSLKRKIKGAMVYPIVVIFVACVIVGFILYFIIPKFEAIFNDFGVPLPNMTKVLIEASHFLIKYFYIVFLAPLFFWMFIKLMYRNKTGAYICDRILLMIPVMGTIAEKSTVARTMRTLGTLVQSGVPILEALSIVRETAGNAVFERAFTRIYESIREGETIAQPLREARIVDDIVVNMIDVGEETGDLDTMLNKIADNYDEEVEVAVESLVSLLEPIMIVVLGGIVGFIVIALFLPLITLITKLSG from the coding sequence ATGCCGACGTTCCAGTACGAAGCGATGGACCACACCGGGCGCGAGGTGAAGGACGCCATCGACGCCGCCACCCAGGAAGAAGCCCAGCAGCTCATCCGTCAGAAGGGCTTCTTCGTCACCAAGATCTCCGAGAAGGCCAAGAAGACCCGCCGCGCGGCGACCGCCAAGAAGGGGGGCCGGCGCAAGAAGAAGTCGTTCACGATCGGCCGGATCTCGACCAAGCAGCTCTGCACGTTCACCCGGCAGCTCTCGACGCTGCAGGACGCCGGCCTGCCGATCCTCCGCAGCCTCAAGATCCTGGAAGGCCAGTGCAAGCCCGGCGTCCTCAAGAACGCCCTGGCGGACGTCGTCGAGGACATCGAGAGCGGCCAGACCCTCTCCGAGGCGTTCGCCAAGCATCCCAAGGCCTTCGACCGTCTCTACTGCAACATGATCAAGGCGGGCGAGGCCGGCGGCGCCCTGGAAGCCATCCTCCAGCGGCTCGCCGACTTCAAGGAGAAGGCCCAGTCGCTCAAGCGGAAGATCAAGGGGGCGATGGTCTACCCGATCGTCGTCATCTTCGTCGCCTGCGTGATCGTCGGCTTCATCCTCTACTTCATCATCCCCAAGTTCGAGGCCATCTTCAACGACTTCGGCGTCCCCCTGCCGAACATGACCAAGGTGCTGATCGAGGCCAGCCACTTCCTGATCAAGTACTTCTACATCGTGTTCCTGGCGCCGCTGTTCTTCTGGATGTTCATCAAGCTCATGTACCGCAACAAGACCGGCGCGTACATCTGCGACCGCATCCTCCTCATGATCCCGGTCATGGGGACGATCGCCGAGAAGTCGACCGTGGCCCGGACCATGCGGACCCTGGGGACGCTCGTCCAGTCCGGCGTGCCGATCCTGGAAGCCCTCTCGATCGTCCGCGAGACGGCCGGCAACGCCGTCTTCGAACGGGCCTTCACGCGGATCTACGAGAGCATCCGCGAGGGCGAGACCATCGCCCAGCCGCTCCGCGAGGCCCGGATCGTCGACGACATCGTCGTCAACATGATCGACGTCGGCGAGGAGACGGGGGACCTGGACACCATGCTCAACAAGATCGCCGACAACTACGACGAAGAGGTCGAGGTGGCCGTCGAGTCGCTCGTCAGCCTCCTGGAGCCGATCATGATCGTCGTCCTCGGCGGCATCGTCGGCTTCATCGTCATCGCCCTGTTCCTCCCCCTGATCACGCTTATCACCAAGCTCTCGGGCTGA
- a CDS encoding type II secretion system protein translates to MTRPSTRRRTPTGPDRRGFTLVELLVVFVILSILIALLLPAINGAVRTAKNTAASTNLKQLDQALAAFKSKYGDYPPSRVILYENGYFQTSDTTALAGAAPQADMTRGQLAQRSLMYLRKCFPKVTFSTSGAVWTATDKQWYDFNGNGVFETTPYILQGHQALVFFLGGLPQAMGDGTYAMTGFAKNPANPFTPSVPPTTPVAAPTFFSNNRETPLFEFAADRLQVQDPTAAVLFPGYMDSLGNSLGADQINFIAYFSAYGNNAYDPNDVNFPTELDGSLPAAPILSRINVRFPVRTAASATTTNIAVSPSPNPYTNTTTNAAAVGYINPQTYQLISSGVDGQFGPGGQYKPNATTGVLPFDAATTVSADLNVRLREKDNLTNFHGGRLD, encoded by the coding sequence ATGACTCGCCCCTCGACCCGCCGACGCACCCCGACCGGCCCCGACCGGCGCGGCTTCACGCTGGTGGAGCTGCTGGTCGTCTTCGTCATCCTCTCGATCCTGATCGCCCTGCTCCTGCCGGCGATCAACGGCGCGGTCCGCACGGCCAAGAACACCGCCGCCTCGACCAACCTCAAGCAGCTCGACCAGGCCCTCGCCGCCTTCAAGTCGAAGTACGGCGACTATCCCCCCAGCCGGGTGATCCTCTACGAGAACGGCTACTTCCAGACCAGCGACACCACCGCCCTCGCGGGCGCCGCCCCCCAGGCCGACATGACCCGCGGCCAGCTCGCCCAGCGTTCGCTGATGTACCTGAGGAAGTGCTTCCCCAAGGTTACGTTCAGCACCTCGGGGGCCGTCTGGACGGCGACCGACAAGCAGTGGTACGACTTCAACGGCAACGGCGTGTTCGAGACGACCCCCTACATCCTCCAGGGGCATCAGGCCCTGGTCTTCTTCCTCGGCGGGCTGCCGCAGGCCATGGGCGACGGCACCTACGCCATGACCGGCTTCGCGAAGAACCCGGCCAATCCGTTCACGCCCAGCGTCCCCCCGACCACCCCGGTCGCCGCCCCCACGTTCTTCAGCAACAACCGCGAGACGCCGCTGTTCGAGTTTGCCGCCGACCGCCTCCAGGTCCAGGACCCGACCGCCGCCGTCCTCTTCCCCGGCTACATGGACAGCCTGGGCAACTCGCTGGGGGCCGACCAGATCAACTTCATCGCCTACTTCAGCGCCTACGGCAACAACGCCTACGACCCCAACGACGTCAACTTCCCGACCGAGCTGGACGGCAGCCTCCCCGCGGCCCCGATCCTCTCCCGGATCAACGTGCGGTTCCCGGTCCGGACGGCGGCCAGCGCGACGACGACCAACATCGCCGTCTCCCCCTCGCCGAACCCGTACACCAACACGACGACGAACGCGGCGGCCGTGGGCTACATCAACCCCCAGACCTACCAGCTCATCTCGTCGGGCGTGGACGGGCAGTTCGGGCCCGGCGGCCAGTACAAGCCGAACGCCACGACCGGCGTGCTGCCGTTCGACGCGGCGACCACGGTCTCGGCGGACCTGAACGTCCGCCTCCGCGAGAAGGACAACCTGACCAACTTCCACGGCGGTCGGCTCGACTGA